Proteins encoded by one window of Archaeoglobus veneficus SNP6:
- a CDS encoding flippase encodes MDVGDTVGDSLRRVAKGAAIFFIGSIVGLFIAFIGRIIVVRYVSPSQFGVLSLSLVVFTILCTIASMGLPEGLTRQASYFLGKKDLEKVKAVFGAGIYLSTISGLLAAAGLFALSDVLAEFFGMPDVSWTLKIFSFALPVAMLNRTLVSIFRTYERADVKVIFSDLLPNTLRVAFIVAMVILSMSFYWVVMAYFFSIVISGIVFLTYSLRNVEFKTSESVFKYFKILIFFSLPLLIQSILGMLITWTDTLMIGYYLASSDVGLYNGAQPLAGLMQNFLASVSFLYFPIVSQLYARNQLREMGRTYAVVTKWLMSASLPIFLVLFFFPDAVLWLLYGEAYVPAAYALRALALGFFTHVMLGPNGLTLIAAGEAKFPTIAGFIAAVINFVLNLILIPLFGITGAAIASASTYATANAMISLKLYKDYKIHPFTKNYVKPAFISLAVALLIYLISKTLIQVEGWMLPVLFILFVVIYLLSLLFTRSFDQEDVMIMLSIEQRLGVDLTWAKRVLKRFV; translated from the coding sequence GTGGACGTGGGCGATACAGTAGGAGACTCACTGAGAAGAGTGGCAAAAGGTGCGGCTATATTTTTCATCGGCTCGATAGTAGGCTTATTTATTGCATTTATTGGAAGAATTATTGTAGTAAGATATGTTTCTCCTTCTCAGTTTGGGGTTCTCTCTCTTTCGCTGGTCGTATTCACCATACTGTGCACTATTGCAAGCATGGGTTTGCCTGAGGGGCTAACAAGGCAGGCATCTTACTTTCTTGGGAAAAAAGACCTCGAGAAGGTAAAAGCCGTATTCGGAGCAGGGATTTATCTGTCCACTATATCGGGCCTTCTTGCGGCCGCCGGTCTTTTTGCTTTATCAGACGTACTTGCAGAATTCTTTGGAATGCCGGATGTTTCTTGGACACTCAAAATATTCTCTTTTGCACTACCGGTAGCAATGCTAAACAGAACACTGGTCTCTATTTTCCGTACCTACGAAAGAGCAGATGTTAAGGTTATTTTCAGCGATTTGTTACCCAATACTTTGAGAGTGGCATTTATTGTTGCGATGGTCATTCTCAGCATGTCTTTTTACTGGGTAGTTATGGCCTACTTTTTTTCTATCGTGATTTCAGGGATTGTTTTTCTTACTTACTCTCTCAGAAATGTTGAATTCAAAACTTCGGAGAGTGTATTTAAATACTTCAAAATTCTAATCTTCTTTTCGTTACCACTTTTAATTCAATCCATACTTGGGATGCTCATAACCTGGACAGACACACTTATGATAGGTTATTACCTGGCTTCCTCTGATGTCGGTCTTTACAATGGAGCGCAGCCTCTTGCGGGACTTATGCAGAACTTTCTTGCCTCTGTAAGTTTTCTCTATTTTCCAATTGTCTCGCAACTCTATGCGAGGAATCAACTCAGAGAGATGGGAAGAACCTATGCTGTTGTAACAAAATGGTTAATGTCCGCATCGCTGCCAATTTTTCTGGTGCTTTTCTTCTTCCCCGATGCTGTTCTCTGGCTGCTTTATGGTGAAGCTTACGTTCCAGCAGCTTATGCACTCAGAGCTCTCGCTTTAGGTTTCTTCACTCATGTCATGCTCGGACCAAACGGTTTGACACTGATTGCAGCGGGAGAGGCAAAGTTTCCCACAATTGCAGGTTTTATTGCAGCAGTTATTAATTTCGTTTTAAACTTAATTCTAATACCTCTATTTGGAATTACTGGAGCCGCTATTGCTTCAGCCTCAACCTACGCAACTGCGAATGCTATGATTTCGCTTAAACTATACAAAGATTACAAAATACACCCGTTTACAAAGAATTATGTTAAGCCTGCCTTTATTTCGTTAGCAGTTGCTCTGCTGATATACCTCATTTCAAAAACCTTGATTCAAGTTGAGGGTTGGATGCTTCCCGTGTTGTTCATTCTTTTTGTGGTGATATACCTTCTTTCGCTTCTTTTTACAAGGAGCTTCGACCAGGAGGATGTTATGATTATGCTGTCTATCGAGCAGAGACTTGGTGTGGATCTGACGTGGGCTAAGAGGGTTTTGAAGAGGTTTGTTTAG
- a CDS encoding alkaline phosphatase family protein yields MSKNKRVIVIGLDGATWDLIKPWADEGELPTFKKLMEDGVWGYLESTIPPITGPAWVSFSTGKNPGKHGIFDFVYFENGRLKLHTSEDIKCKTIYEILSKKGLRSVIIGLPLSFPPPEGFNGIMVSDFLYPHKEIFPSNKLEYIKDYKVVPDLSKRGVKLIEDMVETAKKQIQAAKKMLIDEKWDFYFYLYPLTDSISHHFWKELKGNTKIGQTARKIFQIADEFLSWLLDQIDENTILILMSDHGFGDYSYKINLNIIFKKYGFLKTKIVENPSEIDETLGEHVMNNLLHKKVRILSIPKVLFKLATLPLIKPIAKAIFGFIFRQNRVQINPEKIDFNNSIAFIPTSESLGIYVRDENSRKKQEITNKIMSILNELEFNKQKVFKKILRKNEVYSGPFVESAPEILLIPNGFFVSPALRGNIFEKFEPCSFHDIYGIFLVYGPGIKKGYKIENAKIYDIAPTILHILGLPIPNDMDGRVLMEIFEPNSELAKRQPVHVDPSYYDKKSEEDRLKLKIKELKFKRKI; encoded by the coding sequence ATGTCAAAAAATAAGAGAGTAATTGTAATCGGTTTAGATGGAGCTACTTGGGATTTGATTAAGCCCTGGGCAGATGAGGGAGAATTGCCAACATTTAAGAAGTTGATGGAGGATGGGGTTTGGGGATATTTGGAATCAACAATTCCCCCAATAACAGGTCCGGCATGGGTCTCTTTTTCAACTGGAAAAAATCCAGGAAAACACGGGATATTCGATTTTGTGTACTTTGAAAATGGGCGTTTAAAGCTCCATACATCAGAGGATATTAAATGTAAAACAATTTATGAGATCCTATCTAAAAAGGGCTTAAGGAGTGTTATAATCGGTCTCCCTTTGTCGTTTCCACCACCAGAGGGATTTAATGGAATTATGGTCTCGGATTTTCTATACCCTCATAAGGAGATTTTTCCTAGTAATAAATTAGAGTATATAAAAGACTACAAAGTAGTTCCAGATTTATCTAAGAGAGGTGTTAAATTAATTGAAGATATGGTCGAAACCGCTAAAAAACAGATACAAGCTGCAAAAAAAATGTTGATTGATGAAAAATGGGATTTTTACTTTTATTTATATCCTCTGACGGATAGTATTTCACACCATTTTTGGAAAGAACTCAAGGGCAACACAAAAATAGGGCAAACAGCCAGAAAAATATTTCAGATTGCGGATGAGTTTCTTAGTTGGCTTTTAGATCAAATCGACGAAAATACAATATTAATCCTTATGTCCGATCACGGATTTGGAGATTATTCGTATAAAATTAATTTAAATATTATTTTCAAGAAGTATGGATTCTTAAAAACCAAAATAGTTGAAAATCCTTCAGAGATAGATGAAACTTTAGGAGAGCATGTTATGAATAATTTATTGCATAAAAAAGTTCGGATACTCTCAATTCCTAAAGTCCTTTTTAAATTAGCAACTTTGCCCTTAATAAAACCTATTGCAAAGGCTATTTTCGGCTTTATTTTCAGACAAAACAGGGTTCAAATCAATCCAGAAAAAATTGATTTCAATAATTCAATAGCTTTTATTCCCACTTCGGAATCGTTAGGCATATATGTTAGGGATGAAAATAGTCGAAAGAAGCAAGAGATCACCAACAAAATAATGTCAATTTTAAATGAACTTGAATTTAATAAACAAAAAGTTTTTAAGAAAATTTTAAGAAAAAATGAAGTTTATTCTGGTCCGTTTGTTGAATCTGCGCCGGAAATTTTACTAATTCCTAATGGGTTTTTTGTTTCACCTGCTCTGAGGGGGAATATTTTTGAAAAATTCGAGCCATGCTCTTTCCATGATATATATGGAATTTTCCTTGTTTATGGTCCTGGCATCAAAAAAGGTTACAAAATAGAAAATGCGAAGATCTACGACATAGCTCCAACCATTCTCCATATCCTCGGCCTACCTATCCCCAACGATATGGATGGCAGAGTGCTTATGGAAATATTTGAACCTAACAGCGAGCTAGCGAAGAGGCAACCAGTTCACGTAGATCCATCATACTATGATAAAAAGAGCGAAGAAGATAGATTAAAGTTAAAGATAAAAGAGTTGAAGTTTAAACGGAAAATCTAA
- a CDS encoding glycosyltransferase: MDVKLKKELENYNYLKSKAIAAFREGKLEQALDYAYVAATYAWSVHLGIWYDEELEYLLSKIGECVNEGKDKFKYNLNKNQEKQKDVKSIAYVVSSLNDVGGHSEVLRQWVDILSNFVNDQYLYITNVSNLPTKYSYLNNFKNKGITIKQLDHNDSYVDRIKELIEYLGNDLPDITILFINPNDVIAVTTLLTIPNKPYVIFFNHADHVFWLGRNIVDLLVEWRSESVKYSKKFRKIDKSCIVPLTTNIKPQKVSKTFYDIPENSTLSISVGNFYKVLRDPDWDFFKTIEELLEKFPNHYHLFVTNPPPRNVLEKYLPADPDTRQRLIIDGPLPHLEAVYGVADFLIETFPCAGGMVRVEAMACGLPIIAIRNKKFSLLSETDALPPDYPFIASTEKEVVRYSSEFIENPEIRDQVGKWLYKYYKQKFSPEKVREILSSIIKNKINGENKVEMQSNFEELSYNLEYAYSWSRKNSRFGPNRNLLFQSILKQSAFSGRHRFKFYIESIKNREFISKKELVGSIVLAVVGWRGGILCKSLVLKRRMKFNVKK; encoded by the coding sequence TGGTACGACGAGGAGCTGGAATATTTGCTCTCAAAAATTGGTGAATGTGTAAATGAAGGGAAAGATAAATTCAAATATAATTTAAACAAAAATCAAGAAAAGCAGAAAGACGTGAAAAGCATCGCATATGTGGTTAGCTCTCTAAATGATGTGGGTGGACATTCTGAAGTATTAAGACAGTGGGTAGACATACTATCAAATTTTGTTAATGATCAATATCTATATATCACAAATGTATCCAATCTGCCCACAAAGTACTCTTACTTAAATAATTTCAAAAATAAAGGCATTACAATTAAGCAGTTAGACCATAACGATAGCTATGTAGATCGAATAAAAGAATTAATTGAATATCTTGGAAATGATCTACCAGATATTACAATCTTGTTCATAAATCCAAATGATGTCATTGCTGTTACAACACTACTAACCATCCCTAATAAACCATATGTTATTTTCTTTAATCACGCTGACCACGTTTTTTGGCTCGGTAGAAATATTGTTGACTTGCTTGTTGAATGGAGGAGCGAATCAGTGAAATATTCCAAGAAGTTTAGGAAGATCGATAAATCCTGCATCGTTCCACTTACAACCAACATCAAACCTCAAAAAGTCTCAAAAACCTTTTATGATATTCCTGAAAACTCAACCTTATCAATTTCTGTAGGAAATTTCTATAAAGTACTTCGAGATCCAGACTGGGATTTCTTTAAAACAATAGAAGAACTCTTAGAAAAATTTCCTAACCATTATCATTTATTCGTAACGAACCCCCCTCCTCGAAATGTTCTGGAAAAATACCTACCTGCTGATCCAGATACTAGGCAGAGACTCATAATAGATGGACCTTTGCCCCATTTAGAGGCAGTATATGGCGTTGCAGATTTTCTCATAGAAACTTTCCCCTGCGCTGGGGGTATGGTTAGAGTCGAAGCAATGGCGTGTGGACTACCTATTATTGCAATTAGAAATAAGAAATTTTCGCTTCTGTCTGAAACAGATGCTTTACCGCCAGATTATCCTTTTATAGCTTCTACAGAAAAAGAGGTAGTAAGGTATAGCTCTGAATTCATCGAGAATCCAGAAATACGAGACCAAGTGGGCAAATGGCTTTACAAATATTACAAACAAAAATTCAGTCCTGAAAAGGTTCGCGAAATTTTAAGTAGCATAATCAAAAATAAAATCAATGGTGAAAATAAAGTTGAAATGCAATCTAACTTTGAGGAGTTGAGTTACAATTTAGAATATGCTTATTCATGGTCACGAAAGAACAGCAGATTCGGACCTAACAGGAATTTACTTTTTCAATCAATACTAAAACAATCAGCATTTTCAGGAAGACACAGATTTAAATTTTATATTGAATCTATAAAAAATAGAGAATTTATATCAAAAAAAGAGTTAGTTGGAAGCATCGTTTTAGCAGTTGTAGGATGGCGTGGAGGAATATTGTGTAAATCACTGGTTTTAAAAAGGAGGATGAAATTCAATGTCAAAAAATAA